In a single window of the Coffea eugenioides isolate CCC68of chromosome 3, Ceug_1.0, whole genome shotgun sequence genome:
- the LOC113766077 gene encoding uncharacterized protein LOC113766077: protein MSTHPESSDRPATTSPTDLASMGAQLSEVLNRFNELSVEMMAQRRVIDQLVASGASDEQHEPLPPGQSGPQPIFLPYTQTFVTSQVINPPEEAFAYPTHGPQPAYVSHIQTNPPHVQIPQKYPPITMSMPFEPRGPYYYPTAEPFTLDTAAQGKIEAGESSAPVDKNLLKRLDQFEDFIRKGQGLNKQGGLDYNELCLFPDMQLPMGFKTPKFSKYDGTGNPKTHLRMFANKLGKPIDDENLPVRLFPESLEGDALDWYSNLKPEDMRSWMDLSTAFMRQYEYNCELAPTRATLEGTKRKPSEDHKTYAKRWRKLAAKVEPPMTENEIVRTFIKTHDPPYFEEIFRMTGCSFAEIVNKLEEFDEFVKAGKIINVSTLKMQLEALQSQNYSGEKSQSKGKEEETAFVGNQGPSARPRFSNRLAYSSPYPYYPSFRPIHHTTINHSRPRPNYPNVLTPPFQNPQPSLQTRPRPPFNPRPIPPPSPNYYYQQTSDTQNSTSNRTFTNLGRPVDQLYEQLKAVGKIGVIPPKVYSNRFPSGYDPQSVCAYHSGAPGHSTNDCRALKHEIQDMIEFGVIVLKKKGEQGQSVSTNPFPKHEDTLEAPTSSDEI from the coding sequence atgagtacccATCCAGAATCGTCTGATAGGCCCGCCACCACATCACCGACTGACTTGGCAAGTATGGGAGCTCAACTGAGCGAAGTTCTAAACCGATTTAATGAGCTGAGCGTTGAAATGATGGCCCAACGGCGAGTAATCGATCAATTGGTAGCTAGTGGTGCTAGCGATGAACAACATGAGCCCTTACCTCCTGGCCAATCTGGACCTCAACCCATATTTTTACCTTATACTCAAACCTTTGTTACTTCACAAGTCATAAACCCACCTGAGGAAGCCTTTGCTTATCCCACTCATGGCCCGCAACCTGCTTATGTATCTCACATCCAAACAAACCCTCCTCATGTCCAAATTCCCCAAAAGTATCCGCCAATTACTATGAGCATGCCATTCGAGCCACGGGGACCTTATTATTACCCCACCGCTGAGCCGTTCACCCTAGATACCGCTGCTCAAGGGAAAATTGAAGCCGGGGAGTCATCCGCACCAGTGGATAAGAATTTGCTAAAGCGATTGGATCAGTTTGAGGATTTCATAAGGAAAGGCCAAGGCTTGAACAAACAAGGAGGGTTGGACTACAACGAGCTGTGCCTATTTCCGGATATGCAATTGCCCATGGGTTTCAAAACACCCAAGTTTAGCAAGTATGATGGAACGGGCAACCCCAAGACGCACCTCCGaatgtttgccaacaagttgggcaagccaaTAGATGACGAGAATCTACCAGTTCGTTTGTTTCCTGAAAGCTTAGAAGGTGACGCGTTGGATTGGTATTCCAATTTGAAGCCGGAGGATATGAGATCTTGGATGGATTTGTCAACTGCTTTTATGAGGCAATATGAATACAATTGCGAGCTTGCTCCAACGAGGGCCACACTTGAGGGGACTAAAAGAAAACcatctgaggaccacaagacgTACGCGAAGAGATGGAGGAAACTGGCCGCCAAAGTGGAGCCTCCTATGACTGAAAACGAGATTGTTCGCACGTTCATCAAAACTCATGACCCGCCTtactttgaggaaatttttcgaATGACCGGGTGTTCCTTTGCCGAAATTGTCAATAAATTGGAAGAATTTGATGAGTTTGTGAAGGCCGGAAAAATTATTAATGTGTCAACATTGAAGATGCAACTAGAGGCTCTGCAAAGCCAGAATTACAGTGGGGAAAAATCCCAATCTAAGGGAAAAGAAGAGGAAACTGCCTTTGTTGGGAATCAGGGCCCCTCGGCCAGACCTAGATTTTCAAACCGCCTTGCTTATTCATCACCCTATCCATACTACCCAAGCTTCCGTCCTATCCATCATACCACTATTAACCATTCTCGACCTCGACCAAATTATCCAAATGTACTCACACCACCCTTTCAAAATCCTCAACCAAGTCTCCAAACTAGACCTCGCCCTCCTTTTAACCCAAGACCTATTCCACCCCCTAGCCCAAATTACTACTACCAACAAACCAGTGACACCCAAAATTCAACGTCAAACCGAACCTTCACCAATCTAGGTCGGCCTGTTGACCAATTATATGAGCAATTGAAAGCTGTCGGGAAAATTGGTGTTatacctcctaaagtctatTCCAATCGTTTTCCTTCTGGCTATGACCCTCAATCGGTCTGCgcttatcattctggagctCCCGGGCATTCCACCAATGATTGTCGGGCATTGAAACATGAAATCCAGGATATGATCGAATTCGGAGTAATAGTGCTAAAGAAAAAGGGTGAACAGGGACAGAGTGTAagcacaaacccctttcccaaacaTGAGGACACTTTAGAGGCACCCACCTCCAGTGACGAAatctga